In Daphnia pulicaria isolate SC F1-1A chromosome 5, SC_F0-13Bv2, whole genome shotgun sequence, a single genomic region encodes these proteins:
- the LOC124341199 gene encoding pre-mRNA-splicing regulator WTAP-like isoform X2 produces MGEVERCSPTRVLLTHEELVNLDKSQLQQQWMKQENYINWLESQLSTAQNALTPVREFEEKLKHSISSESGRRENFLLMRLNSKEQEIQDLIVQIQELKSSQAGNSTSLRSSLLDPSVNVLIQHLRKELDKAKSAFEETQNELSAWKFTPDSNTGKRLMAKCRLLYQENEELGRMISSGRLAKLEGDLALQRNFSEEMKKSQSELDEFLLELDEDVEGMQSTIYFLQQQLRQTRDQLSEAQKENELLRNTSTNTANTGADEEKSPVNSSQSENQLNERMCEPSYLQSNSSHLMNDSDRCNGPLQPSFHND; encoded by the exons ATGGGTGAAGTGGAACGATGCTCTCCTACTAGAGTTTTATTAACTCATGAAGAATTAGTTAATCTTGACAAATCCCAATTACAACAGCAATGGATGAAGCAGGAAAACTACATTAATTGGCTGGAGTCACAGCTATCAACTGCTCAGAATG CATTGACTCCAGTACGAGagtttgaagaaaaacttaaacATTCAATTTCATCTGAATCTGGAAGAagggaaaattttcttttaatgcgTTTGAACTCTAAAGAACAAGAAATTCAAGATCTAATA GTCCAAATTCAAGAACTGAAATCATCACAAGCTGGTAACTCAACATCCTTGAGGTCATCACTGTTAGATCCATCAGTCAATGTTCTAATCCAACATTTGCGTAAAGAGCTTGATAAAGCTAAATCAGCATTTGAAGAAACTCAAAATGAACTGAGCGCATGGAAATTCACTCCAGACAG CAATACTGGGAAACGTTTAATGGCGAAATGTAGACTACTTTaccaagaaaatgaagaactaGGAAGGATGATTTCCTCTGGCAGGCTGGCTAAATTGGAAGGGGATTTAGCTCTTCAGCGAAACTTCAGTGAGGAGATGAAGAAATCTCAATCAg aattagATGAATTCTTATTGGAATTGGATGAAGATGTTGAAGGTATGCAATCAACTATTTATTTTCTACAGCAACAGTTGCGCCAAACACGGGACCAACTATCTGaagctcaaaaagaaaatgaacttcTTCGTAATACCAGCACAAACACGGCCAACACAGGCGcagatgaagaaaaatcccCGGTAAACTCTTCTCAATCGGAAAATCAGTTAAACGAAAGGATGTGCGAACCTTCTTATTTGCAGTCGAACTCTTCTCATCTTATGAATGATAGTGATCGGTGTAATGGCCCTCTTCAGCCATCTTTTCACAATGACTAA
- the LOC124341199 gene encoding pre-mRNA-splicing regulator WTAP-like isoform X1, with translation MGEVERCSPTRVLLTHEELVNLDKSQLQQQWMKQENYINWLESQLSTAQNALTPVREFEEKLKHSISSESGRRENFLLMRLNSKEQEIQDLIVQIQELKSSQAGNSTSLRSSLLDPSVNVLIQHLRKELDKAKSAFEETQNELSAWKFTPDRFFFIVVLFYLKLLTAPLSILNFIVEKTYSNTGKRLMAKCRLLYQENEELGRMISSGRLAKLEGDLALQRNFSEEMKKSQSELDEFLLELDEDVEGMQSTIYFLQQQLRQTRDQLSEAQKENELLRNTSTNTANTGADEEKSPVNSSQSENQLNERMCEPSYLQSNSSHLMNDSDRCNGPLQPSFHND, from the exons ATGGGTGAAGTGGAACGATGCTCTCCTACTAGAGTTTTATTAACTCATGAAGAATTAGTTAATCTTGACAAATCCCAATTACAACAGCAATGGATGAAGCAGGAAAACTACATTAATTGGCTGGAGTCACAGCTATCAACTGCTCAGAATG CATTGACTCCAGTACGAGagtttgaagaaaaacttaaacATTCAATTTCATCTGAATCTGGAAGAagggaaaattttcttttaatgcgTTTGAACTCTAAAGAACAAGAAATTCAAGATCTAATA GTCCAAATTCAAGAACTGAAATCATCACAAGCTGGTAACTCAACATCCTTGAGGTCATCACTGTTAGATCCATCAGTCAATGTTCTAATCCAACATTTGCGTAAAGAGCTTGATAAAGCTAAATCAGCATTTGAAGAAACTCAAAATGAACTGAGCGCATGGAAATTCACTCCAGACAGGTTTTTCTTTATAGTAGTCTTATTCTATCTTAAGTTACTAACAGCTCCCCTCTCTATTCtaaattttattgttgaaaAAACTTATAGCAATACTGGGAAACGTTTAATGGCGAAATGTAGACTACTTTaccaagaaaatgaagaactaGGAAGGATGATTTCCTCTGGCAGGCTGGCTAAATTGGAAGGGGATTTAGCTCTTCAGCGAAACTTCAGTGAGGAGATGAAGAAATCTCAATCAg aattagATGAATTCTTATTGGAATTGGATGAAGATGTTGAAGGTATGCAATCAACTATTTATTTTCTACAGCAACAGTTGCGCCAAACACGGGACCAACTATCTGaagctcaaaaagaaaatgaacttcTTCGTAATACCAGCACAAACACGGCCAACACAGGCGcagatgaagaaaaatcccCGGTAAACTCTTCTCAATCGGAAAATCAGTTAAACGAAAGGATGTGCGAACCTTCTTATTTGCAGTCGAACTCTTCTCATCTTATGAATGATAGTGATCGGTGTAATGGCCCTCTTCAGCCATCTTTTCACAATGACTAA
- the LOC124341308 gene encoding uncharacterized protein LOC124341308: MASVQYEYCPDPEDSDLVFNIPAGDETNLAVEENDSASDSDEAPDDVSFSKSKVAALSILKAEEQFKRITKEEQKKRRQKKEALMKEQKAKTLQSLASKRLPDNLVDVISAQPVQQQSQQDSEKKQRKRTKSGNASSGHIRFEKEHYIPLETGEVESSDFSVAVLESRKWKNKFSKPGSSVPKDFRHRMLYGRSNRRQSIKDIEQARVKQALSGKMRWVVS; this comes from the exons aTGGCTTCGGTGCAGTATGAATATTGCCCAGATCCAGAAGACAGCGATTTGGTTTTCAACATACCAGCAG gaGATGAAACAAATCTAGCTGTTGAAGAAAATGACTCTGCGTCAGATTCAGATGAAGCTCCTGATGATGTATCCTTTAGTAAATCAAAAGTTGCAGCTCTTTCAATACTTAAAGCAGAGGAACAGTTCAAACGCATAactaaagaagaacaaaaaaaacgaagacagaaaaaagaagcatTGATGAAAGAACAGAAAGCTAAAACCCTTCAGTCTTTGGCTTCAAAAAGGTTACCTGATAACTTAGTGGACGTCATTTCAGCTCAACCTGTTCAACAACAATCTCAACAAGATTCTgagaaaaagcaaagaaaGAGAACTAAATCTGGGAATGCCTCCAGTGGTCATATAA GGTTTGAAAAAGAACATTACATCCCATTGGAAACGGGAGAAGTGGAATCATCTGACTTCAGTGTTGCAGTTCTTGAATCAAGGAAGTGGAAAAATAAGTTTTCCAAACCAGGCTCCAGTGTTCCAAAGGATTTTCGTCATAGGATGTTGTACGGTCGATCTAACCGACGACAATCAA tCAAGGATATTGAACAAGCCAGAGTGAAGCAGGCATTGTCTGGTAAAATGCGATGGGTAGTTTCTTGA